CTGCCCTCGGCGGCCGGACCCGTTCCGGTCGCCGAGGAGGCGTCGGCCGCGGTGCGACGCACGTCCGATCACCGGTCGGCGCACCGGACTCGCCGGGGAATCGGCGTCGGCGGCTGCCTGATCGCCACCCGGATCAGCGGTGTGATCGGGCAGTGAACATCGACCCGAATCTCCTCGATCCAGTGGGTATCGAGGAGCGTGCCACTCTGACCTGGTACAGCGTCTCCCACTCGCGGCCGCCACAGGCCCGCCGGTGTCGGATTCGACCGCCGAGTCCGACGCCTACTTCTGCTTCGGGCTGTCCCGGCCTTCCGGCCCGCGGCCGACGCTCCTCGCGTCTTCGCCCGCCATCCGCCGAGCGGGCCTAAGCTGCCGGACGTGGACCCCGCCCGACTGATCGAACTGGACCGCGCCCACGTCTGGCACCCCTACGGCCCGATGCCCGGCGTCGTCGAGCCCCTCGTCGTGGAGTCGGCGTCCGGGGTCCGGCTGCGGCTCGCCGAGCCGATCGAGGGCCGTACCGAGCTGATCGACGGCATGTCGTCCTGGTGGTCGGCCGTCCACGGCTACCGCAATCCCGTGCTGGACGCGGCGATCACCGATCAGCTCGGTCGGATGAGCCACGTCATGTTCGGCGGACTCACCCACGAGCCCGCCGTCGAGTTGTGCGCCCGTCTCGTGGAGATCACGCCCGCCCCGTTGCGGCATGTCTTCCTGTCCGACTCGGGTTCGGTGTCGGTGGAGGTGGCGATCAAGATGTGCCTCCAGCACTGGCGCTCGGTCGGGAGGCCGGAGAAGCGCCGCCTGCTGACCTGGCGGGGCGGCTACCACGGCGACACGTTCCATCCGATGAGCGTCTGCGATCCCGACGGCGGCATGCATTCGCTGTGGCGCGGGGTGCTGCCGGAACAGGTCTTCGTGCCCGCCCCGCCGCCGGGCTACGACGTCGGCGTCGACCACGACTACGTCGCGCTGCTGGCCCGCGAGATCGAGGAGCATGCCGACGAGCTCGCGGCGGTGATCGTCGAACCCGTCGTGCAGAACGCGGGCGGGATGCGCTTCCACGACCCCCGCTATCTGCACGTGCTGCGGGAGCTGACCCTGGCCAACGACGTGCTGCTGATCTTCGACGAGATCGCCACCGGGTTCGGCCGCACCGGCGAGCTGTTCGCCGCCGACCACGCGGGTGTCAGCCCCGACGTCATGTGCGTCGGCAAGGCCCTCACCGGTGGTTACCTGTCGCTGGCCGCGACGCTGTGCACCGAACGCGTGGCGGCGGGCATCTCCCGAGGGGAGCAGCCGGTGCTCGCCCACGGGCCGACGTTCATGGGCAATCCGCTGGCCTGCTCGGTGGCGAGCGCGTCGCTCGGACTTCTCGCCGGGGATGACTGGCGGCGGGCGGTGCGTCGCATCGAGGCAGGGCTCTCCCGAGGGCTGTCCCCGGCTCGCGGCCTGCCGTCGGTGCGCGGTGTGCGGGTTCTGGGCGCGATCGGCGCCGTCCAACTTGACCATCGGGTGGACATGGTCGCCGCCCGAACGGTCGCCGCCCGACACGGCGTCTGGCTGCGTCCCTTCGGCGAACTGGTCTACACGATGCCGCCGTATGTCATCGACGACGCCGATCTCGACGCCGTCACCGCCGCGATGACCGAGATCGCCGCCACCCTCTGACCGGCGCGGACCTCCCGCACGGCCCCGCCGCCCGGCATGCGTGCCGTCGGTCGGGCGCGCTGCGCCCGCGCCGCGGGGCGAACCGCCTCGTCGAGGGCGGTCGGGTCTGCCTCTAGGCTCGGGCAGATGGGTGTCCTCGTGATCACCGGCACCGGCACCGGTGTGGGCAAGACCATCGTCACCGCCGCGGTGGCGGCCTGTGCGCTCGGCGCGGGCCGTACGGCGGCCGTCCTCAAACCCGCTCAGACCGGCGTGCGGCGCGGGGAGTCCGGCGACGTCGACGACGTGCGCAGACTCGTCGGCCCGGTGACCACGAGAGAGCTGGCCCGTTATCCCGATCCGCTCGCCCCGGCGACGGCGGCGGCGCGGGTGGGGGCCGCCGGGGTCGGCACCGAGGAGATAGCCGAGGCGGTGCGGGAGCTGGACGGCGATCACGACACGGTCCTGGTCGAGGGCGCGGGCGGGCTGCTGGTCCGTCTCGACACGGCGGGCGGCACGGTGGCCGACGCGGCCGGGGCGGTGGCGGCTCCGGTGCTCGTCGTCGCCAGGGCGGGGCTCGGCACCCTCAACGACACGGCGCTGACCGTGGAGGCGCTGCGCGTTCGAGGGCTCGCGTGCCTCGGCGTGGTGATCGGCGAGTGGCGGGCGGAGCCGGACCTGGCGGCCGAGCACAACCTGCGAGATCTCCCCGAGGTCGCGGCGGCGCCGTTGCTGGGCGTGCTGCCCTCGGGCGCGGGCGGCCTTCCCCCGGAGGAGTTCCGCGCCAGGGCGCCGGGCTGGCTGCGTCCCGAACTCGGCGGCACGGCCGACGATCCGGCGACCACGGTCGGCCGCCTGCACGGTGCGGGGGCCGCACGATGAACGCCGAGCGGCCACTCGGCCCACCGGGGCACGGCGTGGGCGGTCCCGCCGACGGCCGGGCGGCACCCCCGGAGCGGGTCGGCCGAACCGGCTGTGGGCTGTGGCTCACGGCCGTCTTCGTCGTCGTGGCCGGGCTGCTGCTGTGGCAGGCGGTCACCGCCGACGGCCTCGGACGCCTCGCGTCGGCCTGCGGCGCCGCGCTGTTGTTCCTCGCGGCCTTCGCCACGGCGGGCACCTCGCTGAACCTGGGCTCGGGTCGGAGCCGGTCCGGTTGTGTCCTCACCGCCGCTTCGCTGCTGCTGGCGCCGGGTCTGCTGCTGCTCGGCGGCGCCTACGCCGGGGAACGCTCGGGCGTGATCAGGGTGCTGGTGGAGGTCGTCGGCTGGCTGCTCGTGCTCACCTGGCTGCTGGTGACGATCATCGCCCTCGGACTCGGCAGGGCACACCGTTTCGTCGCGTCGGTGCGCGGCGACCTCGATGGGGACGCGCCTGCGGGCGCCGCGGCGGGGCGTCGCGGGACCCGACCGGGCGACGCCGCGGGCTCGGGCGGCCTCGACCCGGTGGCGGAAGGCCCCGCGATACCGCGTGCGTCACCGTCGTCGCCGGACTCGGCGCCTCCGGCCCACCCGGACGGTGACTCTCCCGCCCGGTGATCTTCACGGAACGGAGCCGACCTGTGATGATCTTCTGGTGGTCGTCGACAGTGTCGCGCAACGGATTCGGGCACACCGTGACAATGCGTCGATCGCCCGCTCTCCTGCATCGTGGTTCGGCAGACTGAATCGAGGGAGTCCACTGTGACAGTGACGTCCGATCAGACCGACATCCTTGCCCTGGCCAGAGAGCAGGTCCTCGAAGAGGGCCGCGGACTGGAGAGGACTCAGATCGAAGCCGTGCTGCGGCTGCCGGACGACCGCGTCGAGCAGCTGCTCGAACTCGCCCACGAGGTCCGTATGCGGTGGTGCGGTCCCGAGGTGGAGGTCGAGGGCATCGTCAGCCTGAAGACGGGTGGCTGCCCGGAGGACTGCCACTTCTGCTCGCAGTCGGGCCGGTTCCTCTCGCCGGTCCGGGCCGTGCGGCTCGACATCCCCGGCCTCGTGGCCGCCGCCCGGCAGACCGTGGTGACCGGCGCGACCGAGTTCTGCATCGTCGCGGCCGTGCGCGGACCGGACGATCGGCTGCTCGCCCAGGTGCGCGCGGGCATCGAGGCCATCCGCGCGGAGCCGGAGACCGCCGAGATCAACATCGCCTGTTCGCTGGGGATGCTCACCCAGGCGCAGGTGGACGAGCTGGTCGAGATGGGCGTGCACCGGTACAACCACAACCTCGAGACCGCCCGCTCCCACTTCCCGCAGGTCGTCACCACCCACACCTGGGAGGAGCGGTGGGAGACGCTGCGCATGGTCGGGGCCGCCGGGATGGAGGTGTGCTGCGGCGGGATCATCGGCATGGGCGAGACCGTGGCGCAGCGGGCCGAGTTCGCCGCGCAGCTCGGCGAGCTGGACCCGGACGAGGTGCCGTTGAACTTCCTCATCCCCAATCCCGGTACCCCGTTCGAGGACTATCCGGTGGTCGAGGGGACGGAGGCGCTGCGCACGGTGGCCGCCTTCCGGCTGGCGCTGCCGCGCACGATCCTGCGCTTCGCGGGCGGGCGGGAGCTGACCTTCGGAGACCTCGGTGCCAAGCAGGGGATGCTCGGCGGGATCAACGCGATCATCGTCGGCAACTACCTGACCAATCTCGGCAGGCCCGCCGAACAGGACCTGGCGATGCTCGACGAGCTGAACATGCCGATCAAGGCCCTGAACCGGACGCTGTGATCGGGGCGTCGACGATGGCTGAGGACGACTTCTGCGGCTGGTGCGGCGCGGCGGCGTCGGCGCCGCACGCGAACGGCTGCGCGCGGCGCCGGATCGTTGATCCACCGCGATTCTGTGCGCGCTGCGCCCGCCGTATGGTGGTGCAGGTGACCCCGGCGGGGTGGAGCGCCCGGTGCAGCGTGCACGGCGAGTCGCACGCCTCGAGCCGGGACGCCGGCGCCCGCTGACGCGGCGTCCGGCACGAACCCGAGTTGGCATGGAGGCCGAAGTGGGGCAGCAGCCCAGGGGCGCGGACGGGGTGCCCGCCGGGAGGATTCCCGTCGGGGGAGCGCCCGCCTCGTCGTCACCGGGCGCTGCCCCGCCGCAGGCGGACGTCGGCACGGCGGATGCGCGCTCGAACGGGTTCCACGCCGACGAGTTCGGTTCCGAACACGTCGACGAGTACGCGGCGCACCAGTACGGCGCCGTCGCGGCGGCCCGTCGTCCCGTCGCGCCCGCCTTCGCCTGGGCCGACGTGCTGCCCGCACTGAGCACGCTGTCGGTCATCGGGCTGCTCGGCCTGCCGCTGGGCTGGCTGTGGTCGGTGCTGGCCCCGCCGATGCGACTGCGGGTCCTCTCCGACGGCACTCTGATCCCGTTCTCGATGGAGAGTTACCACCGGTTCGACGCCATCGCGGTGTTCGTCCTGCTCGGCGCGGCCCTCGGCGTCCTCACGGGCATGGCCTGCTGGCTGCTGCGGCGGCGTCGCGGTCCGGTGACCGCGTTCGCCGTCGTGGGCGGCTCGCTGCTGGCCGCCTGGCTGGCGACGCGCACCGGATTGTCCTTCGCGGCTTCCGCGCATCCGCTGGCCGACCAGATCAGCGCCGGGATGACGCTGGTCCGACCGCCCGGCCTCGACTCGCCGTGGGCGATGGTCGCCCAGCCGCTCGGTGCCGCGTTCGCCTACGGACTGGCGACGGCCTGGAACGGCGAGGACGACCTGGGGCGCAGGCTCTCCTGATCGGGTCGGGCCTACGGCCGACCGCGCACTGGGCGTCTCGGCCTTGGGCGGATTCGCTCGGCGGACTTCGCCCCGGACGGTCTCGGGTGGTCCGTCGTCGACGGTCGGGCGCCCGACCAGCCGCGTCGGCGCCACCCGAGCACCTGCGACGCCACCTGGATCGACGCCACCTGCGACGCCACGACGTGCCCGCACCCGATCCGGCCCGCCCCGGCCCGCATACACGGCGGCACGCCGCCATGGCCCCGTGACGACACAGGGCGGCCACCGTCGGGTGACCGCCCTGTCTCGTCTCGCGTCGTCGGAAGGTCAGTCCTCCCGGCAGACCGACAGCATCTCCGCCCGGTCCACGACCTTGATCCGCTCGCGACCGCTCGGGGCGCCGAGGTTGATCTCGTGCTCGTCCAGCCTGGTCCAGCCGGTCCAGTCGGTGAAGGGCACGCCGCGATCGGCCAGGAAGCGCAGGATCGCGTCCGGCTCGGGCCGGTCGTCCAGCTCCACGCCGTCGATGTCGGCGAGGAGGCTGTTGATCGTCTCCAGCGCGTCGCCCTTGGTGTGGCCGATGAGGCCGACCGGGCCGCGCTTGATCCAGCCGGTGACGTAGACGCCGGGGATGTGCTGCTCGTCCAGGTCGAGAACCCGCCCGGCCTGGTGCGGCACCGTGCCGGTGGCATGGTCGAAGGGCACCTCGGGCAGCGGCGAGCTGAGGTAGCCGACCGCCCGGTACACCGCCTGGACGTCCCAGTCGTGGAACTCGCCGGTGCCCTTGACGTTGCCGGTGCCGTCCAGCTCCATCCGCTCGGTGCGCAGGCCCTCGACCTCGGTCGTGCCGGTGACCTCGACGGGGCGGTGCAGGAAGTGCAGGTGCAGCCTGCGAGGCCGGGTGCCGGGCTCCCGCATCGCCCAGTCCTGAAGGACCTTGACGATGGTCTTGACCTGGTTGCTCTCCCGGATCGCCGCCATGCTGCCCTCGTCGAACTCGATGTCCTCGGGGTAGACGATGACCTCGACGTTCGGGGAGTGGTCCAGCTCGCGCAGCTCCAGCGGCGTGAACTTGGCCTGGGCGGGGCCGCGCCTGCCGAAGACGTGGACGTCGGTGACCGGGCTGGCGGCCAGGCCCCGGTAGACGTTGTCCGGGATCTCGGTGGTGAGCATCTCGTCGGCGGTCTTGGCGAGCACTCTGGCCACGTCCAGGGCGACGTTGCCTGCGCCGATCACGGCCACGCTGCGCGCGGTGAGCGGCCAGTCACGCGGGACGTCGGGGTGGCCGTCGTACCAGGAGACGAAGTCGGCGGCGCCGTGGCAGCCGGGCAGGTCGACGCCGGGGATGTCCAGCGCGCGGTCCGTCGCGGCACCGGTCGAGAAGATCACGGCGTCGTAGTGCTCACGCAGTTCGTCGAGCTTGACGTCCACGCCGTAGTCGACGTTGCCGATGAACCGCACCTGCGGCTTCTCCAGCACCCGGCGCAGCGCGTGGATGATCTGCTTGATCCGGGGGTGGTCCGGGGCGACGCCGTAGCGGACCAGGCCGTAGGGCGCAGGCAGGCGCTCGAAGATGTCGATGCTCACCGGCTGCTCGGACTTGGTCAGGATGTCGGCCGCGTACACCCCGGCCGGACCCGCGCCGATCACCGCTACCCGCAGCGGGCGACTCATGGACTCTCCTCATCGGTCATCACACTTGGATTGGCAGAACGTCCACGTCCAGAGCGTGCACCCTGTCGTTAGGTAGAGGTTAGCCCGGCCTAAGCGGCGCGTTCCGCCCGGGGGACTGTGGGCCTGATCACCTGCGCCGCGCGGCGCCCGTCGGGGGTGGTCGGAGCACCGCGAACGGGTCGGTGACCTGGATGCCGTGTCCGGTGAACCGGAACAGCGCCGCCGGGCGCCCGCCCGAGGGCCCGGAGGGCGAGGTGTGTCCGGTGGGCTCCAGCAGTCCGCGTCGGGTGAGCACTCGCTGGAGGTTCGTCGGGGAGACCCGGTAGCCCAGCGCGACGGAGTAGATCCCGCACAGCGTGGAGATGCTGAACTCTCGTGGGGCCAGGGCGAAGCCGAGGTTGGTGTAGGACAGCTTCGCCCGCAGGCGGTTGCGGGCCCGCAGGACGATGGCCTCGTGGTCGAAGGCGGTGTCGGGGAGCTGGTCGACGGGATACCAGCGGGTGTCCTCGGGGACGGTCGGGTCGACGTCGCAGGGCGCCAGGCCGAGGAAGGCGGTGGCCACCGTGCGGGGGCCCGGGACGCGGTCCGGGGCGCTGAAGACCGCGAGCTGCTCGACGTGGGAGAGCCTGCGGACGTCGACCTTCTCGGCCAGTTGGCGTCGGATCGAGGCCTCGACGTCCTCCGTCGGGCCCAGCCGTCCGCCGGGCAGCGACCAGCGCCCCGCCTGGGGTGCCATGCCGCGTTGCCACAGCAGTACCTGAAGTGATCTCTCCGGTCCGAGACCCCGCACTCCGAGTACTGCCGCCAACACCTCGTGCCCGGTAGTGCTCACTCGGCTGATACTATCCGGCTGGTTTTCGCTTGCAGGGCGAAAACTCTCGGTAGTCAAACCGACCCCGATCCGTGGTCGGGTCAGGAGGACCAGGATGACCGCGAGCAGCACGGCCGCCGCGCACGACACGGCGGCGGAACCCGGCGTCGACCTCACACCCTTCGGCGGCGTCGTCGGCGACCAGGCCTGGCGGGAGGAGATCCTGCGGCTGGCGGCCGAGCAGGACGCGGTGGTGCTGGCGCACAACTACCAGCTCCCCGAGATCCAGGACGTCGCCCACCACACCGGGGACTCGTTGGCGCTGAGCCGGATCGCCGCCGAGAGCACCGCCTCCACCATCGTCTTCTGCGGCGTCCACTTCATGGCCGAGACCGCCAAGATCCTCAGTCCGGACAAGCGCGTCCTGATCCCGGACGAGCGCGCGGGCTGCTCGCTGGCCGACTCGATCACCGCCGACCAGCTGCGGGCCTGGAAGGCCGAGCACCCCGGCGCTGTCGTCGTCTCCTACGTCAACACCACCGCCGCGGTGAAGGCCGAGACCGACATCTGCTGCACCTCCTCCAACGCCGTCGACGTGGTGCGCTCCATCCCGGCCGACCGGGAGGTCCTGTTCCTGCCGGACCAGTTCCTCGGGGCCCACGTGCAGCGCGAGACCGGCCGCGAGAACCTGCACGTCTGGGCGGGCGAGTGCCATGTCCACGCGGGCATCAACGGCGCCGAGCTGGCCGAGCGGGCCGCCGCCGCGCCGGACGCCGAGCTGTTCATCCATCCGGAGTGCGGCTGCGCGACCTCCGCGCTGTACCTGGCGGGCGAGGGCGGCGTGCCCGCCGAGAAGGTCCGGATCCTGTCCACCGGCGGCA
This genomic stretch from Actinoalloteichus hoggarensis harbors:
- a CDS encoding adenosylmethionine--8-amino-7-oxononanoate transaminase — encoded protein: MDPARLIELDRAHVWHPYGPMPGVVEPLVVESASGVRLRLAEPIEGRTELIDGMSSWWSAVHGYRNPVLDAAITDQLGRMSHVMFGGLTHEPAVELCARLVEITPAPLRHVFLSDSGSVSVEVAIKMCLQHWRSVGRPEKRRLLTWRGGYHGDTFHPMSVCDPDGGMHSLWRGVLPEQVFVPAPPPGYDVGVDHDYVALLAREIEEHADELAAVIVEPVVQNAGGMRFHDPRYLHVLRELTLANDVLLIFDEIATGFGRTGELFAADHAGVSPDVMCVGKALTGGYLSLAATLCTERVAAGISRGEQPVLAHGPTFMGNPLACSVASASLGLLAGDDWRRAVRRIEAGLSRGLSPARGLPSVRGVRVLGAIGAVQLDHRVDMVAARTVAARHGVWLRPFGELVYTMPPYVIDDADLDAVTAAMTEIAATL
- the bioD gene encoding dethiobiotin synthase — translated: MGVLVITGTGTGVGKTIVTAAVAACALGAGRTAAVLKPAQTGVRRGESGDVDDVRRLVGPVTTRELARYPDPLAPATAAARVGAAGVGTEEIAEAVRELDGDHDTVLVEGAGGLLVRLDTAGGTVADAAGAVAAPVLVVARAGLGTLNDTALTVEALRVRGLACLGVVIGEWRAEPDLAAEHNLRDLPEVAAAPLLGVLPSGAGGLPPEEFRARAPGWLRPELGGTADDPATTVGRLHGAGAAR
- the bioB gene encoding biotin synthase BioB; the encoded protein is MTVTSDQTDILALAREQVLEEGRGLERTQIEAVLRLPDDRVEQLLELAHEVRMRWCGPEVEVEGIVSLKTGGCPEDCHFCSQSGRFLSPVRAVRLDIPGLVAAARQTVVTGATEFCIVAAVRGPDDRLLAQVRAGIEAIRAEPETAEINIACSLGMLTQAQVDELVEMGVHRYNHNLETARSHFPQVVTTHTWEERWETLRMVGAAGMEVCCGGIIGMGETVAQRAEFAAQLGELDPDEVPLNFLIPNPGTPFEDYPVVEGTEALRTVAAFRLALPRTILRFAGGRELTFGDLGAKQGMLGGINAIIVGNYLTNLGRPAEQDLAMLDELNMPIKALNRTL
- a CDS encoding DUF2567 domain-containing protein; amino-acid sequence: MEAEVGQQPRGADGVPAGRIPVGGAPASSSPGAAPPQADVGTADARSNGFHADEFGSEHVDEYAAHQYGAVAAARRPVAPAFAWADVLPALSTLSVIGLLGLPLGWLWSVLAPPMRLRVLSDGTLIPFSMESYHRFDAIAVFVLLGAALGVLTGMACWLLRRRRGPVTAFAVVGGSLLAAWLATRTGLSFAASAHPLADQISAGMTLVRPPGLDSPWAMVAQPLGAAFAYGLATAWNGEDDLGRRLS
- a CDS encoding FAD-dependent oxidoreductase; protein product: MGAGPAGVYAADILTKSEQPVSIDIFERLPAPYGLVRYGVAPDHPRIKQIIHALRRVLEKPQVRFIGNVDYGVDVKLDELREHYDAVIFSTGAATDRALDIPGVDLPGCHGAADFVSWYDGHPDVPRDWPLTARSVAVIGAGNVALDVARVLAKTADEMLTTEIPDNVYRGLAASPVTDVHVFGRRGPAQAKFTPLELRELDHSPNVEVIVYPEDIEFDEGSMAAIRESNQVKTIVKVLQDWAMREPGTRPRRLHLHFLHRPVEVTGTTEVEGLRTERMELDGTGNVKGTGEFHDWDVQAVYRAVGYLSSPLPEVPFDHATGTVPHQAGRVLDLDEQHIPGVYVTGWIKRGPVGLIGHTKGDALETINSLLADIDGVELDDRPEPDAILRFLADRGVPFTDWTGWTRLDEHEINLGAPSGRERIKVVDRAEMLSVCRED
- a CDS encoding NUDIX hydrolase, with the translated sequence MRGLGPERSLQVLLWQRGMAPQAGRWSLPGGRLGPTEDVEASIRRQLAEKVDVRRLSHVEQLAVFSAPDRVPGPRTVATAFLGLAPCDVDPTVPEDTRWYPVDQLPDTAFDHEAIVLRARNRLRAKLSYTNLGFALAPREFSISTLCGIYSVALGYRVSPTNLQRVLTRRGLLEPTGHTSPSGPSGGRPAALFRFTGHGIQVTDPFAVLRPPPTGAARRR
- the nadA gene encoding quinolinate synthase NadA; protein product: MTASSTAAAHDTAAEPGVDLTPFGGVVGDQAWREEILRLAAEQDAVVLAHNYQLPEIQDVAHHTGDSLALSRIAAESTASTIVFCGVHFMAETAKILSPDKRVLIPDERAGCSLADSITADQLRAWKAEHPGAVVVSYVNTTAAVKAETDICCTSSNAVDVVRSIPADREVLFLPDQFLGAHVQRETGRENLHVWAGECHVHAGINGAELAERAAAAPDAELFIHPECGCATSALYLAGEGGVPAEKVRILSTGGMLDAARGTSASSVLVATEVGMLHQLRQAAPNVDFRAVNDRASCRYMKMITPAALLRCLREGLDEVHVDPDTASQARSAVRRMIEIGRPGGGE